The Malus domestica chromosome 17, GDT2T_hap1 genome contains the following window.
aatccgtaagttcctaaagTTCTTAAATATTATGTACCATAACATACTAGAGTTTGGTGACGATTTAACGGTAGGATCTTTATTCGTTAAAATGGTCAAGTGGTCTTCCTTAATGGAACTAGGTTCAAATGACAGAATTTCACTAACCGGGTGTCAAATATGGAACCGGGGTATCAAATGTAGCCTAGAAGGATCAAGTGGTTCTTCAGGTCATGCACCGCTGCGAGTTTCTAGAAAATTCACCtaactctaaaaattaccaaattttaatgAATTGTAGAGCATAACAAGGGGAAGaactttcatacctgggccGAAGTCCCATTTGACGGGGAAATACCTGAAATTGCCTTCAATCCGttggaaaccctagaaatggtgAGCTTCGATTCGTCAAATCCACAACTCAACCACACCCATGCTTGTTTGGGGTTTGCTCCTGGATTCAAGGGAAGATTTTGGTGGTGGTAAGCGTTGGAATACCTTTCAGAAATGACGGATCGCCGTTGTGTACCCCACAAAGCCCTCGGCTTCAATTATCATGAAATGAGACCAATTTGTATCAGATTTTTTACGAAAATGGAAGATGGAAGGTTAAGGAGTTGTCCCCAGGTGTTTTTTCACTATGAAACGCTAGAGTTGGCGTTGGAATCCATGGTTGCAGTTAGGTCGGGTCAAGTAGGAAACGGGTCAAGGAGGTGGATCCGGTTTCCCTCATCTTCCTCTTCTCTGATTTCCCTCATTTCTCCTCCCCCTGATTGGTCACCTTCTCCCCTTTTTCTCTCCCATGTCTCTCATTTTCCTCCTCTCTCCCGCCGCCATCTAGCAGCTTCCaatctttcctcttttttttaaaCGCTGCTAATTTCTTCGTTTCAACTCCAATTCACGAACGGTTTTCACCTACGCGCTCGTAAGATCGAGCTTTGTCTAAGGTCTATGAATTTTTAACGATTACtaaccaaaattcaaaaatcgtaattagtttaattaaaatctaaatttaataaaacTCATATAAATTCCCGAAAATAGTTTAAAAATCTCGCTAATATGAGATAAACTCAGGGATAATTGAGATCAAACTCAGAGAAAACTAAGATCAAACTCAGAGGAGAaccaaaataaaagaagaagaaagaagatttgAAAGAGGGAAGGAAGAGAGGGTGGGATACTGTGAGGGTGAAGGGGTAGAGGAGATGAGAGGGGATGAAAAGAGAGAAGGACAACGGAGGCAAGGAGAAGGAAAAGAGGGAGGGAGTAGTGGAGCTGTTGTCGACCACGAGCAAGAACAAGGGGCGATGGCTAAAACTCATGTCTAGGGTTGAGTTTCTGCAGCAGCACAGAGAGAATTTAGGGAGTCTTTTAgactaattttaaattttatctataACATAATTTTTCGTTTCAGTCAATGATTTGAATTTAAAGATAAAATTGTACAAACACCATATGAACGAATAGCTAAAAAATCCCCGAtttgattttttaaattttttaattttttaagtaaaCATACGATTTGATCATCATTAAACTGTTATGAAATAGCCTTGCAAATATAACCACAATTTTATCATTCTTATTTACTTCACAAAAAGAAAGTCATAGATCATAACTAATAAAATATGCAGTTGAGTTGTGAATATGATCCAACAAGGATAGGCTTATCCAGCTTCAACTCCAGGTGGCAGCCTGTAAGTGTAGTTCATATCCTCTAAACAAAACCCATCTCGCCACGTGTCATGCTAAGATCCATGCAAAATATCAAAAACCCAATCACGCTGAGTTCCTCACGCCCCTTAACGAACCGAGAAACAGaagaacagaaaaagaaaagttagcAAGTCCAGATACTGAAAGAGTAGCAGCAGAACAGTATTATTGTAAGGCCATGGCATCTCTGGCAACCCTAGCAGCCGTTCAACCGGCCACCATTAACGGCCTCGGCGGAAGCTCCCTCACCGGAACAAAGCTCGTTGTGAAGCCCACTCGCCAGAGCATCAGAACGAAAAACATCAGGTACTACaacataaatatttaaaaatagcaAATGCTTGTTGTTTCTTGTTCTTTATGCATTGTGATGGGTGTGTTGAGTAATATTACTGGTGTGGTCTGCGGTGGTTTAGGAGTGGTGCTGTGGTGGCCAAGTACGGAGACAAGAGCGTCTACTTTGACCTTGAGGATCTGGGCAACACCACCGGGAAGTGGGACTTGTACGGTTCAGATGCGCCCTCACCTTACAACCCTCTTCAGGTTCTGTGACTAACTTAGAATTTGTTTCATGTGttcatcaattaaaaaaaatgcaaaaaaaaacacaaaatgctttcattgagagttgaactCAAGACCTCCCGCTTACTAAACGGGTGCTCTAACCAACTGAGCTATGAAAGCTGTTGTTGAAAAATCACAGATATTACATTACTTATGACACTGTAGACAAATGTTGTTCTACAAGTTCCCTCCATGGTTAATAAATTAGTCATTAATTAATATCTAGTTTGCTCATCTGATTTAATCTTGCTAATGATGGCTTTGTAATAATAATCTCGCATTAGCTTTTCACGGAGAATTTTGTATCGATGTTACTTGAACTTAAGATCTTTTTTCGTTTTTAATCAGTTATTTAAAACGTGTCAGTTTGCATTCACCGTCAAATTTTCACATTTAATGTTCATTTACTCTATTTGAATAGATGAAAATAACCCTCAATTTAACAAATGTGATGATAGCGGACAAATTGACACTTTTTAAACGATTAGGTGTTTGATAccgaattaaaaattcaaaagccaaGTCCAGAGGCACTCAAGTTCATGAGGCATTGCTAAAACTTTTCCTACATTCTATACTGATTAAGGGATATTTTACTTCTTGAACTTTATCCAAGCATTGTTTGAGTTAATTAAGTTGTTGAATCTGACTGCAGAGCAAGTTCTTTGAGACATTTGCTGCTCCATTCACCAAGAGAGGCTTACTCCTCAAGTTCTTGATATTGGGAGGAGCTTCCACCATTGCCTACCTTAGTGCCACTGCCTCCGACGACATTCTACCAATCAAGAAGGGCCCACAACTTCCACCCAAGTTGGGCCCACGTGGCAAGATCTAAATTTTATTTGGGATTTAATCCTCATTTTCTCAAGCTTTTCATCATGTGTGTGTAATTGTTTCTCTATTTTGTACTTGTAAAGCACCTGTAATGCAGAATTAAAGCCCCTAAGTTTGGCAATATGTCAAAGGTATTTTTTCTGGTGCAATTTGGGAACTGCCATTCATGTTTTAATATATTATTGTTTGGCCGTAAGATTTCAACTGAGTACCTCTTTCAACAAAGTGGATACGGATGGACGTTTGTCCTCGTGCTTTTGGTTAAGTTTGAAATCTTCATATCATGACGAAAATCGGTGAAAAAATATTGCAGACGGTATGAAGAATCTGGAGTACAAATAGGGGAGGAATAAAATTAAGATATGTCTAAGAGAAGTCATCAAAATTATAGTTTTCAGTCGGTCTACAAACCCTCATTTgttttcctcctccttcttccctaTGTACACGAAGGGAAGGAATAGAATGAGCATCACACAACTCCAAGGATGCCAATGAGTGCTGTGAAATTTACATTTGAAGTCTCAGGCTTTCTTGCTCCTTTACATTTCTGTATCTGTCTCGTTTAGTTCCTCATTTTTTCGCTCTTTCTTCTCCGATTTTCCCCTGTTGACACTGCTAGTGGCGTGCCGTTGGACTTCTCAATCCACCTAAGTTCTCTAGATAGGAAATCTTCTTGTTGGTCACTATGTTTGCAATCTTCTGTATATGTGGatgcttaacctcacaatagtCT
Protein-coding sequences here:
- the LOC103405453 gene encoding photosystem I reaction center subunit VI-2, chloroplastic-like, with protein sequence MASLATLAAVQPATINGLGGSSLTGTKLVVKPTRQSIRTKNIRSGAVVAKYGDKSVYFDLEDLGNTTGKWDLYGSDAPSPYNPLQSKFFETFAAPFTKRGLLLKFLILGGASTIAYLSATASDDILPIKKGPQLPPKLGPRGKI